In Vidua chalybeata isolate OUT-0048 chromosome 4, bVidCha1 merged haplotype, whole genome shotgun sequence, the genomic window CAGACAGTTGTAGAGGGTGAGATGGGCTCTCTTGAGCCTCCCTTTCTGGACTAAACATccacagctcccccagctgttcctcagactggtgctccagagccttccccagctccagtgcccttctctgggctcactccagcccctctgtgaCTTTCTttagtgaggggcccagaacaggacacagcacttgaggtgtggccCCACCAAGTTCAATGGGACAGTCCCTGCTCTGGTCTTGCTGGCCAGACTGTTGctgatgcaggccaggatgccattggccttcttggccacctgggcacagctggctcatgttcagtccCTGCCACCAGccacccccaggtccttttccaccagGCAATTTTCCTTACACtcttccccagcctgtggcGCTGCCTCGAGTGGTTatgacccaagggcaggacccagcacttgtCCTTACTGATCCTCATGATCCCCATGGAGCTGGCTTGGCCAGATCCCTTTGCAGAGCCTTTCTATGTTCTTTATAAAGAATTGTACTTGTTTTTATTGAAATCTATTACAGGCATTGATACCATATTAGGAAATGCAGAATGTAACTGTAGTTACTCAGATATTAATGAAACTCAAGATTAAAGAATCAAGCATCATCATGAATGTCTGTCTGCTCACATTGCCTGGTTTACTTTTTATATGCTATTGCacattttcactttgaaaactGGTTTACATTTTACACTGTTTTAATCCTTTAATACAGAATATTGGCATACAGTTTGTAAATGCATATTCTAATAATATCCTTGGAGTAATAGTTGTAGTCACAATTTGACAATGTGAACAAGGGTGCTTTATACAAGGCAACTTGTAAAACTAAAATTTGGAGCTGTACAGATTCTTATGTTCTTACTACAGCATGCTTTTTTGGAAACAAATCCTTTTTAAGATAagtcataattttatttttacactggAAAAGTAGTAATGGGATGGAAAGAAGATGTTAAAAATTTGTGCGGTTATCTACACATCAGTACCCTTGTTATTTGTATCTTTGACTTTGCTGTTCGTCACATTgcttaaaggaggaaaaaaatcaaataattttgcatttttcatctctgtgcTCCACTAGCAATAACTTAGGATAGATATGTCTTATGgtatgttttttttatttttttttttttttttcctttaaggtCTGCAAGACTCCCACTACTCCTCCTTATAACTGGTGTATGTGTTTAACCCTAAATTGTGCATTATGGCAGACAAATTAACAAGAATTGCTATAGTCAACCATGACAAATGTAAGCCAAAGAAATGTCGTCAGGAATGCAAGAAGAGTTGTCCTGTGGTTCGAATGGGTAAGAGATACAATGTAACAAAGTATTGAAGCAATTGGAGACCTTTTAAATCAATTCTGCTAGAAGGAATGAGCTTTTTATAACTGATAGATTTTTGTGTAtaatttaagcatttttttcataaagcctttaaaaaatatcactAAAAGCATGAACAGTTCTTAGTAATAATGACACTTTTCATAAAATGTGTCACCTTTGGATAATCTGAAGCTTCAGTGAACGTTCATAGTTACATGTTCCTTTGTAGAATTTAATAGGCAGGAATTCTGATTCACCAGAAACTTTACTGATcttatctgaatttttttttcaccaggaaAACTTTGCATAGAAGTCACATCACAGAGCAAAATAGCATGGATTTCAGAAACACTTTGTATTGGTTGTGGTATTTGCATCAAGGTAAAAATTAAACTGCTTTATTTAAAGTGCTACATTTTCCTAATTTTGCTACTATATTTAGTAATGCATACTGTAAtttcaaaaagcagttttctttccTGGGCTAATCAGAGCAAGTTAACTTACTGTTTCTAGAAAGTGAAGAACTGTGTCATTTGACTGAACTGTTTGGGTTGCAAggttgtgggttttgtttgtggctttgtttttgcttggctttgtttggttcttttgtttgtttgtgtctTTAGACAATTAGCAGCAGAAAGATGTTTTTTGTGAAAGGTGGAGAATATATGCCTTATTTGTATTGTAGACTGACAGTCTAAATTGCAGACTATAAATCTGAAGAATGTGGTATAGAACTTCCTTGGCAGGTTGACCGTGTAAAGGAAATTTGGTAGAGGTCcgtttaaaaatgtaaatgcacAGCTGGGCGCAGTACAAAACATAGGCTTTTGTTAATAAATTGTGTGAACTAATAAtctataatttatttcaattccAGAAATGTCCTTTTGGAGCCTTGTCAATTGTTAACTTACCTAGCAACCTGGAGAAAGAAACAACACATAGATACTGTGCCAATGCCTTTAAACTTcacaggtattttatttttcaaatatcaaagagacaaaaaatCCAAGTTTTTGATGGGGTAAACATAGTGCACATCAAAGTGTTCTTAGTTCTTACCCCACAAGCTTCCTTTAAGAAtgttaattacatttttcatattaaaaagtattataatgaaataaattcacGTTAGGAATTATTTTACAGAGCCCCTGCTTAAAAACAGACTGgccttaaatatttcttatgctcttgtatttttaaggaatttGATATGATTTGGGTTAGATATTTGGGTTAAAAAAGGCTGTAATAATCAGAAGGTCTGAAAATGGGTTGCAACATTTACTTGACCACTAAATGTTGGTGTGAGATGACATAAATATAACACAAGCTTATCAATGTTTTGTACAGGTTGCCTATCCCTCGTCCAGGTGAAGTACTGGGATTGGTTGGAACCAATGGTATTGGAAAATCAACTGCCTTGAAAATTttagcaggaaaacaaaagccaaatcTTGGAAAATATGATGTATGTACCAGCAATAAAATAGAGTTAGCATTTTAGATAgctgtgtttatatttttgGACTGAACATTTGTATCTGTGAATGTGATAGATTTGTGGGGATGTTGGCACTTTGTCTATTGACCGGCAGTGACCTACTCCACACAGGACCAATAGCAGAAGGTTATTGCTAGCAAAGGCTTTCTTGCAAATTGTGTCTATATCTCAAGAAAGATAAGGGTTCTAATTGTAATTGTTACTCATGAAAGATGAAAATCAGAGGTAGGTTTCTTGAAGTCACACTTAAGGGCTTGGGGTGTTTTTAATACTagtctttaaaaaatgtcaCGTTTTTCTCCCTGCATAATTTATCTATTCCCATCAGGGATTTCCATAGCCCAAGTACTGGAGTTTCTTTTAAATTACCTTTGTTTTTATCTGAACAGCTCAAGTGTCTGTGAGCACTTACCATGTATCTTTGGGATCTCTTAGGCATTTTTATCTTCGATTCTTTTGAGGAAGATTTCTCATAAAGTATATTGTTACTGTAAGTTGTGGTTGAAGGTGTTTTCCACTGTACACATGAATACTGAGCTCTGAAAAATCCTTAGTTTCTTCATGTTGCTAGTTACTTAGAAATAAGACTTTTTGAGAACCAGACTTAAAACAACTTGTGATCTGCTGGTATTCATGGGAATTCATAATccattttcctgtgtgtttaCTCCAAGTCAAACTGCAGACAGTGAGCAAAAGATTTTACAAGGGCTTCTTTACCTAGCACTACTCCAAAGAGTGAATACACTAgagaaaaagcataaataatAACTATTAGGACTCCTCTTAGCAGTATTTCAGATGTTACTTTCTTACCTTCAGACTGCAGGGGGACAATTGAATTCTGATGCACGCTTTTGTCCTTCAAGAAGCACTTGTAAGAACAAGTGTTGACGCTTTCTTCAGCAGTTTCTTTACCTGAAAGAGTAATGTTTTAATAAACTGTTCATTTCATGGCTGCTACCTAAAGCTGCAAAGAAACAGTCATTTCCCAGCTacattttccattctctttcaaGTTTGGTTTATATTATTTTGTGGACTTCTTGTTTCAGGTGGTAGTATTGCAGAAATAGCAAAACTTTTGACTTTCTGAATGTGTACTTAATTGAATTACCATGCTTCCAAAATCAGACTTTGCTGTGAAGGAGCCATATCAGTATGACCACAGAAACACGTGGTATGAATTGACTCTTCCATGTTGCTTCTGCTCTAAAACTGATGAAGCATTTCCTCTGTGTATTTGCTTGGTTTGGAAATATGACTGTGTCGGTCTGATTCCATACTGTTTATCATCAAAGTAATTAACTCAGCACCCCTCAGAGTAGTACAGTGTGCAAGGGGGAACTTTTTCCTGGGTGATGCTCTGAAGggttccttttattttcaatttgtcatttttcctttgtattttttttccttctgtttccttggAAGTGTTTGCTAGAAGCAGAGAAAGTTACCAGATTTGTTGCATCTTCTGTGCTAGTTTGTGCTTTTATCATTCCAGTCCTTTTCCTTTGGATTAGCTGTATCAGATAGCTAGTAAGTGTGGTTACACTAATCCATGCTGTCATTTTCCCCATGAAGTTGTTTCAATTCAGTAGCTTCTTAACTGtgcacatttaattttttttgaaggCTAGTGAAACCTGGAAAAAGAAGGTCTCTAAACCTTGTTTTTAGAGTgcttttgcagatttttttggtGTGCTATTTTACAAGCATATTCTATTTGCCTTGTTGATTGGAATGAAATTAGGGTTCcttattatgtttttaaatggtATAAGTAAACCCAGGCTTTTATTTTGTCACAGGATCCACCTGACTGGCAAGAAATTTTGACTTACTTCCGAGGATCTGaactacaaaattattttaccaaGATCCTGGAAGATGACCTTAAAGCTATCATTAAACCTCAGTACGTGGACCAGATCCCTAAAGCTGCAAAGGTGAGACATTTCATGAGTAAATAGAAAGCTGGGAGCTTCTTCTGTACTATTTCTAATGTGTTTAAAGGTTTTATTTAGCAGCATAATTCAGAACTGTCTGAAATTTTTAATgctggttggggttttttattatttatcatgCAGGGAACAGTGGGATCAATTCTGGATAGGAAGGATGAAACTAAGACACAAACTGTTGTATGTCAGCAGCTTGGTAAGTAATTCTGTACAGtcaaattttaaagcatttgagAAGTTCATATTTACTAAAACAAATCAAGTTGTCATAATGTGATAGAACATGTAAATTATACCAActcaaagaaaaagtaaaggtGCTTTAGTGTAAACCCAGGGCATGCTGTAATATAAATAACACAGATAATACTTTCTAGTGGCAAACTAGTTGATACATTCTAGTTAACAGAATGTAAtccagtttctgtttcctaGTAGAAAGTGGTTTctttaaagctggaaaaattcCGTTTAGCATCTGCTGCTCTTGCTTGCTCACAAATGTGGCAAAATCTGAGCATCCCCCTTTTTACACTGCACGTAAAAATACTATCCTAATATACCACACTCCTCCCAAAAGCTTGTATATATCTAATTTTAGTGGGAGTAACACTGACTTCTGAGATTAATACAATTAATGAGAACATCTGCATAGTCCAGCTCTAGTAATGTTTTGTAAGTGTTTTGTATTTAGTTGTTGCTAAATTCACAATGGAATTCTCTTTAGTGGAACTGGGTAGTGAAGGTGGGGCTGCCATTGTGCCACCGAGAATGTGGGCTTTGAGTCCCACTTAATTTATTAGTGACACAACCTGTTCTTGAAATGTGTTCATTAAGCTGCTTAGAAAATACCTGCTTCACCCATCTCCTGTAAGGTTTGAGGGACTtgattttcctgaaaatcaGAGCTCTCCAGCCAAGTCTGACAAGAAGCACTTTCAGAACTGGTATAGTTTCTTTTTAGGGCCAGAAATCTTCACCAATGtggtggaaaaagaaatagaaatgtaattctaattctaataGAAATGTAATAGAAATGTAATGATAGGAAGCAGCCATGCAGCTAATGCTGCAGAGAAGCCATAGCTTGCTGTCACTTAGAATTAGCAGTATGATACTGATGGCTGTATAAAGTGAATGCTTAttctccttctgttttcttttcctctctgtagaATGTTTGCTATGTTTATACATGTTTCTGTAGGTAATAAAAATAAGGATTGTTCTGTTGGTTATCACATACCTAAAATTAATCACTTACTTGCAGACTTAACAcacctgaaagaaagaaatgttgaGGACCTTTCAGGAGGAGAACTTCAGAGATTTGCTTGTGCAGTTGTTTGCATTCAGAAGGCTGATATGTATGTTTCATTTACTTCTGTTACACATTGCTTCTAGTAATCTGTCTCAGAATATGGTCCtcaaatttatatttattcttaaCAATAATACTTTTGtttgaaatattgaaaaatatttaataattattaaataatgtttaaaaattatttaaaaaacaactttaGCCAACTCATCAGCTGAAAGCCATATTTACTTCATGTGTAATCTCTGGATTGTGTATACTTTTATTTATCTGAGTGGAAATAGCTGATTTCAGAAGCCAGTGTTAGATTTCAGCATCACAACCTTACAACCTCTCCCTATTCCCACCTAAATGTATCCTGTTGGACAGCACACCTCCCTTAGAATGAGAAAGGTACAGCTGCTTTCCCACCTCTTGGAACTTGAGTCCCTCCTCTCCTGTCTTGCAAGCAGGAAATTACTGTCTAATCTTTGTTGTTTCCTGACTCCTTGgaaccaagaaaacaaaatcagaagaGTTAcacagttttgggttttttttgctttcatgaaTTTTTGGGTTGGTTGGTCTTGTTCTGCTTGGGCTgctgttttttatttggttggtgTGAATTTCAAATGGGTTTCCTtgttcagttttctctttttggaaAACATCCTTCTTCCAATCTTCTAAAGTATTTCTGCACTTTTTAGTTCATGTTAAATTTAAGGTAACTGAGAATGAGTGCATGGGAATCCTATCTGCTGATTCTTGTAACTTTTGATAACTTTGTCAGAACTTTTGGGAAAGTAATACTTAACTCACTTTCACATGACAGTCTACAAAGAATGAAGGCAGAAATGCACaattggcatttttttttctcagtataaataatgataattttttatttccatttacttAATGGTTGAAATGTTAATACTATGCTTGATTAAGTAGAAAGCTTGCATTCATTAAGACTTCACTCTTCCTTTTGGGATTAGCTTCATGTTTGATGAACCTTCCAGCTACTTGGATGTCAAGCAGCGCTTGAAGGCTGCCATTACTATTCGGTCCCTCATAAACCCTGACAGGTAAATAAATGCAAGCTTCAGATGTTTTGCCAGACTGTAATAATGCATGACTGCttacagagggaagaaagatcCAGTCCATCCCCTCAGAAGTGCTCACTTCTCAGTATGGTACACTAACAGATGTTTCAAATATTCCAAGTCGGTAATATTCTACTCTTTTGCATTTTGGAAACTTATTTCCTGTAGTTTCTTGTCCTGTTTCGAAATTTTTTTATAAGGATGGGAAAATATTGGTGGTTGCTTTTCACCTGAATATTGCTGTTTCATCCCTTTCtcacaaagatttttattttcttaaaatgtgcTAAGTATTTTTCACTCAATCAACATACTTCCACTTAATGTACATAAAGAAGTTGCCAGTTCACACTGAAGATGGACTTTAACTTTATCATTCACGAGTTTATtgacagtttaaaaaatgcttgTGACAGATTTGAGCTCTTTTTTTAGTATAAAGTGAAGAAACCATATTAACTGAAAATCATATTGATAGCTCTTGTTTATGCAAAACtagagtaagaaaaaaagaaaaatgttttgcattgAGGTAAAAATTCATCTCtctggctttgtttttcaggtaCATTATTGTTGTAGAGCATGATCTAAGTGTGTTAGATTATCTCTCTGACTTTATCTGCTGCCTGTATGGTGTGCCAAGTGCTTATGGTGTTGTTACCATGCCTTTCAGCGTAAGAGAAGGTAATTCTTGCcatatttctctttctaaacATTCCCAAAAATGCCAGTTGTCTGCTATATAAACATGTCCTCTTCCTGTTACAGTTCAGCAATGAAAAAGCTGTTGGATTTTTTGCAGAATTTCTGTGTTATGTGATACTAAATTTGTAACTCAACCCAAAAGTCTTCATTTTCACTTGCTATGGACATAATTTTGATACTTCCAGGTGTTTTGTAAACAGTGGAGTTACATAAAAGACCCTATAAGTAGTAGAGAAAGGGCAGGAGAGAGGTTGCACAGTACAGAGGTATGTAGTGTTCAACTGAATTGACCCCAGTTGTAGTCCTGAGACTCAGTAAAATCTGGCTTTGAGAGATTGGGTCCAACAGCAGAAGTTCCTTTTAATCCCACACACATCACTAACAGTGGATTTTCAGGAAGAGCTGCTCCACCCATTCTGTAGTTTAGTAAGACTCTTCTTTGTTCAGTTTGCAATATGCAGACCTTAAAAGAGGTCTTGTTGCTTCTTTTAACATAGCATTTAAAATCCAGCATTCTCGTTACCTGAATGGAATTTACAGCTAGGAATTGAAATTCTTCTTGTTTTACTTTGTTACGGACCTcttttaatgatgttttttcctcccatcctaggcataaatattttcctagatGGCTATGTTCCAACAGAAAATCTAAGGTTTCGAGACGCATCTCTGGTATTTAAAGTAGCTGAAACAGCTAACGAAGAAGAGGTTAAAAAGATGTGTATGTACAAATAtccaggaatgaaaaaaaagatgggaGAATTTGAGCTATCCATTGTAGCTGGAGAATTCACCGATTCTGAAATTATGGTGATGTTAGGGGAAAATGGTAAGTGCAATTTATGCTGGAAACTGCTTCTCCAGCCCTGAATAAGATCCGAAAGCCCTTCACTTTGGGAGCCAGGCTTCAAAATTACTGGGTTTGAGTCAGGTTGAGCTGCTTGTTTCCTGGTGAAGATATCCAGCATGAGCCCCCCAGTTAGGAAGAATGTGAAGTTACTGAATGTTAACAGTGCCACTGTGTTTGTTACCTACCCTGGTTTTAAAACTTAGGTGGCAGTTTTAAGACGTGTCTTGCATTTGAAAAAGCAAGTAGTAGCAAGTGCTGGAAGATAATACAGGAATTCTCAAAGCagtctaattttaaaatgtattctttaTTAAATAGTCTTAGTTGTTGTTGTACCAGTGACTTGTTAGAGGTCTAAATTGGTAAAAAGTGATTAACGTGtaacttgtattttattttaggaacTGGCAAAACAACATTTATCCGAATGCTTGCAGGAAGACTTACACCTGATGAAGGAGGTAATGTGTTACACCCAAGCTGAAACCTATTTTAAGGTTACTGGAAATTCTCTTGTTTACattattaattttgtctttttatagGTGAGGTCCCAGTCCTAAATGTCAGCTACAAACCACAGAAAATCAGCCCTAAATCTACGGTACATTTCAGCCTTATTTATTAAGTATTGTGTTTGCTACAAAACACACAGATAGAAATTCTTTTAAGCCTATTTTgtatctgtatttattttagatagattttttttttttattattctgtttctgcttgttttcttgTGGTGCATAAAACTGAATGgcaacattttccttttgctagGGAAGTGTCCGTCAGCTGCTGCACGAGAAGATCAGAGATGCCTATACACACCCCCAGTTTGTAACTGATGTGATGAAACCTCTTCAGATAGAAAACATCATTGACCAGGAGGTATTAATTGTTTGAATCAACATCCTCATTGTCTTAACTCTCAACCAGTACCTGAACTAAGCATGGCCTTGTTCCCCCCACCGCCAGGTTCAGACGCTGTCTGGTGGTGAGTTGCAGCGTGTGGCGTTAGCTCTTTGTCTGGGTAAACCGGCAGATGTGTATCTGATTGATGAGCCCTCAGCATATCTGGACTCTGAACAGCGTCTGATGGCTGCCAGAGTCATTAAACGGTGAGTACGCGCGGTGGGCAAGGAACTGAAAATTGCAGTAGTATTACAATGAGTTCACATTactctcttcttttcttctttcccctcatTTCAGTTTCATTCTCCATGCtaaaaaaacagcttttgtgGTAGAACATGATTTTATCATGGCTACATATCTTGCTGATCGCGTGATTGTTTTTGATGGCATTCCTTCCAAGAACACACTGGCAAACAGGTAAGAGATTCGTTGGGATTACTAAGTAAGATTGTCACTCCTGCCTATGGAAATTTAAGCTGCATCCAGGACTGTCCTGAGGGTTCTGACTTCTGTTTTGAATCGTGAAACAGAAAATGGGATTGATCCTCACAGGCTGCCTAAACCAGAGTTGGGGCAGGGTTGAGGAACATAACCAAACCCTAAAAAACTAGACCCGGCCTTAAGCAATGGCATGATGGCTAAATAACAAGCACGAGAGATCAAGGAATGAAAAAACTACCAACTGTAAACTATGCTTCTGAAAATAACTTTCAGATGCAGTAGGAGAAAGCAGTGTACTAATGGTACCTGTATGCAGATGTAGTGAAGGTTAAGTCTTGATGCCAACATGCAGCTTTTTCAGAGCTGTCCCTTTTGATGTCTCCTTTTGTTCCTGTAAATAATTTCATGTAGATTACATAGACTTTTTAATGAGCAGCCTTATCAGAAAACAGGCTTTTAGAACAGTGAGTACTTGGCACAAGCTAGATGAACTAAACA contains:
- the ABCE1 gene encoding ATP-binding cassette sub-family E member 1, coding for MADKLTRIAIVNHDKCKPKKCRQECKKSCPVVRMGKLCIEVTSQSKIAWISETLCIGCGICIKKCPFGALSIVNLPSNLEKETTHRYCANAFKLHRLPIPRPGEVLGLVGTNGIGKSTALKILAGKQKPNLGKYDDPPDWQEILTYFRGSELQNYFTKILEDDLKAIIKPQYVDQIPKAAKGTVGSILDRKDETKTQTVVCQQLDLTHLKERNVEDLSGGELQRFACAVVCIQKADIFMFDEPSSYLDVKQRLKAAITIRSLINPDRYIIVVEHDLSVLDYLSDFICCLYGVPSAYGVVTMPFSVREGINIFLDGYVPTENLRFRDASLVFKVAETANEEEVKKMCMYKYPGMKKKMGEFELSIVAGEFTDSEIMVMLGENGTGKTTFIRMLAGRLTPDEGGEVPVLNVSYKPQKISPKSTGSVRQLLHEKIRDAYTHPQFVTDVMKPLQIENIIDQEVQTLSGGELQRVALALCLGKPADVYLIDEPSAYLDSEQRLMAARVIKRFILHAKKTAFVVEHDFIMATYLADRVIVFDGIPSKNTLANSPQTLLAGMNKFLSQLEITFRRDPNNYRPRINKLNSIKDVEQKKSGNYFFLDD